Proteins from a single region of Pseudomonas ekonensis:
- the mnmC gene encoding bifunctional tRNA (5-methylaminomethyl-2-thiouridine)(34)-methyltransferase MnmD/FAD-dependent 5-carboxymethylaminomethyl-2-thiouridine(34) oxidoreductase MnmC encodes MKPELPHAQLDWDDQGRPRSRAFDDVYFSDQSGLEETRYVFLEQNRLAERFAALPANGRLVIGETGFGTGLNFLCAWQLFERSAPAGARLHFVSVEKYPLSPADLQRALSLWPELATFADQLQKRYVAIHQGFQRIVLDNGRVTLTLLIGDALEQLPQLDARIDAWFLDGFAPAKNPDMWTAELFAELARLAAPGATISTFTSTGWVRRLLNAAGFKMKRTPGIGHKWEILRGEFLGWPAQVPAPAPDKPWFARPAPLTGERRALVIGAGLAGCASAASLAARGWRVSLLERHGAVAQEASGNPQGVLYLKLSAHGTALSQLIVSGFGYTRRLLESLQRGTDWDGCGVLQLAFNDKEAERHAQLAAAFPPDLLQWLDPPQAQDRAGIGLAHGGLFYPEGGWVHPPALCQAQADQPNIELLHHHEVLELRKVDGQWQAFDGDRLIASAPVVVLAGAADVRRFAQSAELPLKRIRGQITRLAQTEQSQALKTVVCAEGYVAPARLGEHTLGASFDFNSDDLTPTAAEHLGNLEMLDEISTDLTARLNIHGQDVGHLQGRAAFRCTSPDYLPIVGPLADREAFAHAYAALARDARQVPQVPCPWLDGLYVNSGHGSRGLITAPLCGELLAAWLDDEPLPLPKAVAEACHPNRFVLRRLIRGK; translated from the coding sequence ATGAAACCTGAACTGCCCCACGCCCAGCTCGACTGGGACGACCAGGGACGCCCGCGTTCGCGGGCCTTTGACGATGTGTACTTTTCCGACCAGTCCGGGCTGGAAGAGACCCGCTACGTGTTCCTCGAACAGAACCGCCTGGCCGAGCGCTTCGCCGCGTTGCCGGCAAACGGCAGGCTGGTGATCGGCGAGACCGGGTTCGGCACCGGGCTGAATTTTCTCTGCGCCTGGCAGTTGTTCGAACGGTCTGCCCCGGCCGGTGCGCGGCTGCATTTCGTCAGTGTCGAAAAGTACCCCCTGAGCCCTGCGGATCTTCAGCGGGCACTTTCGCTGTGGCCGGAACTGGCCACCTTCGCCGATCAACTGCAAAAGCGCTATGTGGCGATTCATCAAGGGTTCCAGCGCATCGTGCTGGACAACGGGCGGGTCACCCTCACCCTGCTGATCGGCGATGCGCTGGAGCAGTTGCCGCAGCTGGACGCCCGGATCGACGCCTGGTTCCTCGACGGTTTCGCGCCGGCGAAGAACCCGGACATGTGGACCGCCGAACTGTTCGCCGAACTGGCCCGGCTGGCCGCGCCCGGCGCGACCATCAGCACCTTCACCAGCACCGGCTGGGTGCGGCGCCTGCTCAACGCGGCGGGCTTCAAGATGAAGCGCACGCCGGGCATCGGCCACAAGTGGGAGATCCTGCGCGGCGAATTCCTCGGCTGGCCGGCGCAAGTGCCCGCCCCCGCGCCGGACAAACCCTGGTTCGCCCGCCCGGCACCGTTGACCGGCGAGCGCCGGGCGCTGGTGATCGGCGCCGGGCTCGCCGGTTGCGCCAGCGCCGCCAGCCTCGCGGCCCGGGGCTGGCGGGTCAGCCTGCTGGAGCGACATGGCGCGGTGGCGCAGGAGGCATCGGGCAACCCCCAAGGCGTGCTGTACCTGAAACTGTCGGCCCATGGCACGGCATTGTCGCAGTTGATCGTCAGCGGATTCGGCTACACCCGCCGTCTGCTGGAAAGCCTGCAGCGCGGCACCGACTGGGACGGCTGCGGCGTGCTGCAACTGGCGTTCAACGACAAGGAGGCCGAGCGTCACGCGCAACTGGCCGCCGCCTTCCCGCCGGACCTGCTGCAATGGCTCGACCCACCCCAGGCGCAAGACCGCGCCGGGATCGGCCTGGCCCACGGTGGCCTGTTCTACCCGGAGGGCGGCTGGGTTCACCCGCCGGCGCTGTGCCAGGCCCAGGCCGACCAACCGAACATCGAACTGCTGCACCATCACGAAGTGCTGGAACTGCGCAAGGTCGACGGCCAATGGCAGGCCTTCGACGGTGATCGCCTGATCGCCAGCGCACCGGTCGTGGTGCTGGCCGGCGCCGCCGACGTGCGGCGTTTCGCCCAAAGCGCCGAACTGCCGCTCAAGCGCATTCGCGGGCAGATCACCCGCCTGGCGCAAACGGAGCAGAGCCAGGCGCTGAAGACCGTGGTGTGCGCCGAGGGCTACGTCGCCCCTGCGCGACTGGGCGAACACACGCTGGGCGCCAGTTTCGACTTCAACAGCGACGACCTGACCCCGACCGCCGCCGAACACCTGGGCAACCTGGAGATGCTCGACGAAATCTCCACCGACCTGACCGCACGCCTGAACATCCACGGGCAGGACGTCGGCCACCTCCAGGGCCGCGCAGCCTTTCGCTGCACCAGCCCCGACTACCTGCCCATCGTCGGCCCCCTCGCCGACCGCGAAGCTTTTGCCCACGCCTACGCCGCACTGGCCAGGGATGCCCGGCAAGTGCCGCAGGTGCCCTGTCCATGGCTCGATGGCCTGTACGTCAACAGCGGGCACGGCTCGCGCGGCCTGATCACCGCACCGCTGTGCGGCGAGCTGCTGGCGGCGTGGCTGGACGACGAGCCGCTGCCCTTGCCCAAAGCCGTTGCCGAAGCCTGCCATCCCAACCGGTTCGTTTTGCGCCGCTTGATACGAGGCAAGTGA